The Planctomycetia bacterium genomic sequence GTTGCGCGGCTATTTGATGCCGATCACCAACCGCGAAGGGTTTCATATCTTCTTCGCGGATCTGCCGAAGCAGACGCCGCTCGACACGGTCCAGGATTACGAGAATTATCTGTCGAGGCTGAACGCGTTTCGCGTCTATACCGATCAGCACATCGAGCTCTTGCGCGAGGCCGTGAAGCAAGGCTACACCTTGCCGGCCGTCGTGTTGCGCGGGTTCGAGAAGCCGATTCAATCGCAGATCACGGACGACCCGACGCGGAGCGTGCTCTTCGATCCTTTCAAGAAATTCCCGGATCGCGTTCCGGATGCGGACAGAGTGAGACTCACCGAGTCCGCCCGGCAGGCGATCGCCGAAAACGTCGTGCCGGCGTACCGCGACTTCCTGGAATTCATGTCCGAAGACTATGTGCCGCAAGCGCGTACGCAGCCGGGCGCATCCGCGTTGCCGAACGGCCGCGAGTTCTACCGGCATCGCGTGCGACAATACACGACGCTCGATCTCACCCCGGAGGCGGTCCACGAAACGGGACTTGCCGAGGTGAAACGCATTCGCGGCGAGATGGAGGAGCTGATTCGAGAGATCGGCTTCGACGGAGATTTCGCGAAGTTTGTCGAGCATCTGCGCACGGATCCGGCGTTTTACGCGACAACTCCGGAGCAGTTGCTCAAGGAAACCAGCCTGGTGCTGAAGCGCATGGACGGCGAGTTGCCGCGGCTGTTCAAGCGGTTGCCGCGCGTGCCGTACGGGATTCGCGAAGTGCCGGATTACATCGCGCCGATCACCACCACGGCTTATTACATGCCGTCGTCGGGGGACGGCTCGCGGGCAGGTTTCTACTATGTGAACACCTACGACCTCAAGAGCCGGCCGTTGTACGAAATCGAGGCCTTGTCGCTCCACGAGGCCGTGCCGGGGCATCACCTGCAGATCGCGCTGCAACAAGAGTTGAGCGAGCTACCGCCGTTCCGCCGCTTTGCCGGTTTTACGGCGTTCGTTGAAGGCTGGGGGCTCTATTCCGAGCGATTGGGTCTGGAGGTCGGCTTCTACGAGGATC encodes the following:
- a CDS encoding DUF885 domain-containing protein translates to MRLPSTLSVAILLALWSHPAVTAAPADELKQLLEEAWQHDLREDPLLATQAGDRRFNDRLPNVTIADIERRAAADRKFLERLEAIDRSQLDRENQINYDVFRRLRADGLREYELRGYLMPITNREGFHIFFADLPKQTPLDTVQDYENYLSRLNAFRVYTDQHIELLREAVKQGYTLPAVVLRGFEKPIQSQITDDPTRSVLFDPFKKFPDRVPDADRVRLTESARQAIAENVVPAYRDFLEFMSEDYVPQARTQPGASALPNGREFYRHRVRQYTTLDLTPEAVHETGLAEVKRIRGEMEELIREIGFDGDFAKFVEHLRTDPAFYATTPEQLLKETSLVLKRMDGELPRLFKRLPRVPYGIREVPDYIAPITTTAYYMPSSGDGSRAGFYYVNTYDLKSRPLYEIEALSLHEAVPGHHLQIALQQELSELPPFRRFAGFTAFVEGWGLYSERLGLEVGFYEDPYQNFGRLSYEMWRACRLVVDTGIHYLGWTREQAIQFMADNSAMTLLNITNEVDRYIAWPGQALAYKTGELKIRQLRAEAEEKLGVNFDIREFHDVVLRSGAVPLDVLEANVRSYIETASSEH